A genome region from Microbacterium profundi includes the following:
- a CDS encoding aldo/keto reductase: MSAAHDPAAYRSLGRSGAVVFEQALGTMTFGAEADEDTSHAIIDAYVQGGGNFIDTADVYSAGRSEEIIGAWLAAHPAEADQLVIATKGRFPIGAGPNDHGTSRRHLRIALDDSLRRLGVEHIDLYQMHAWDAITPLDETVRFLDDAITQGKIGYYGFSNFTGWQLTKAISLAEKHGWNLPVTLQPQYSLLVRGIEHEIVPAALDAGIGLLPWSPLGGGWLSGKYVRDTEPSGATRLGENPDRGMEAWKKRNADPRTWDIIDTLTGIAEAHEASPSQVALAWLAAQPAVTSVILGARSVEQLRDNMGAAELHLDSTELESLTSVSAPRTEDYPYGAPAVAQRHRKIGGGR; encoded by the coding sequence ATGAGCGCAGCACACGATCCCGCCGCCTACCGTTCGCTCGGCCGCAGCGGCGCCGTCGTCTTCGAACAGGCCCTCGGGACGATGACCTTCGGCGCGGAAGCGGATGAAGACACCAGCCACGCCATCATCGACGCGTACGTGCAGGGCGGCGGCAACTTCATCGACACTGCCGATGTCTACAGCGCTGGCCGTAGCGAGGAGATCATCGGTGCATGGCTCGCCGCACACCCTGCGGAGGCAGACCAACTCGTCATCGCGACCAAGGGTCGATTCCCCATCGGCGCAGGACCCAACGACCACGGAACGTCGAGGCGGCATCTGCGCATCGCATTGGATGACTCGCTGCGACGCCTCGGCGTCGAGCACATCGACCTGTACCAGATGCACGCGTGGGATGCGATCACGCCTCTCGACGAGACAGTGCGCTTCCTCGACGACGCCATCACGCAGGGGAAGATCGGGTACTACGGGTTCTCCAACTTCACCGGTTGGCAGCTGACCAAAGCGATCTCACTCGCCGAGAAGCACGGCTGGAACCTGCCCGTGACCCTGCAGCCGCAGTACAGCCTTCTCGTGCGCGGGATCGAGCATGAGATCGTTCCCGCCGCGCTCGACGCCGGCATCGGCCTGCTGCCCTGGTCGCCACTCGGCGGAGGCTGGCTGAGCGGCAAATACGTGCGCGATACCGAGCCATCCGGCGCGACGCGCCTCGGAGAGAATCCGGACCGCGGCATGGAGGCGTGGAAGAAGCGCAACGCCGACCCGCGCACCTGGGACATTATCGACACTCTGACCGGCATCGCCGAGGCGCACGAGGCGTCGCCGTCGCAGGTCGCTCTCGCATGGCTGGCGGCGCAGCCCGCCGTGACATCCGTGATCCTCGGCGCACGGTCGGTCGAACAGCTGCGCGACAACATGGGCGCGGCGGAACTGCACCTCGACTCGACAGAGCTCGAGAGCCTCACGTCGGTGAGCGCACCGCGGACCGAGGACTATCCGTACGGTGCGCCGGCCGTCGCGCAGCGCCACCGCAAGATCGGGGGAGGTCGGTGA
- a CDS encoding aldo/keto reductase — protein MNHRSIGGVSVGEIGLGGMPMSIEGRPDEARSIATIHAALDAGVTFIDTADAYHRDADEVGHNELLIAKALESYRGDTSDVLVGTKGGHLRPGDGSWTLNGRPEYLKQAARASATRLGVEAIGLYQFHRPDPEVDYADSVGALGELLDDGVIRMAGISNANVDQIRLAQRILDGRLVSVQNQFSPAFTSSRAELDVCAELGIAFLPWSPLGGIARARDLGGKSATFARIGTEIGVSPQRVCLAWELSLAPVVIPIPGASRPASIQDSAHASDLTLTPEQIEELSA, from the coding sequence ATGAATCATCGTTCCATCGGAGGCGTATCAGTCGGCGAGATCGGGCTCGGCGGCATGCCGATGTCGATCGAAGGGCGACCCGACGAAGCTCGCTCCATTGCGACGATCCACGCCGCGCTCGACGCGGGCGTGACGTTCATCGACACGGCAGACGCCTACCACCGTGACGCGGACGAGGTCGGTCACAACGAACTGCTCATCGCGAAGGCCCTCGAAAGCTACCGCGGCGACACGTCCGATGTGTTGGTGGGCACGAAGGGCGGGCACCTGCGTCCCGGCGACGGCAGCTGGACGTTGAACGGTCGCCCCGAGTATCTGAAGCAGGCCGCGCGCGCCTCGGCGACGCGCCTCGGAGTGGAGGCGATCGGCCTCTACCAGTTCCACCGTCCGGATCCAGAGGTCGATTATGCCGACTCCGTCGGCGCGCTGGGCGAACTGCTCGATGACGGCGTCATCCGCATGGCCGGCATATCCAACGCGAACGTCGACCAGATCCGACTCGCGCAGAGGATTCTGGATGGACGTCTCGTCTCGGTGCAGAACCAGTTCTCGCCGGCGTTCACGTCGAGCCGCGCTGAGCTCGACGTCTGCGCCGAACTGGGCATCGCTTTCCTGCCGTGGAGTCCGCTGGGCGGCATCGCGCGTGCGCGCGACCTCGGAGGCAAGAGCGCAACGTTCGCGAGGATCGGCACCGAGATCGGAGTGAGCCCGCAGCGGGTCTGCCTCGCATGGGAGCTCTCGCTGGCCCCGGTCGTCATCCCGATTCCCGGCGCGTCCCGCCCCGCCAGCATCCAGGACTCCGCGCACGCCTCAGATCTCACCCTCACCCCCGAACAGATCGAGGAGCTCTCCGCATGA
- a CDS encoding FadR/GntR family transcriptional regulator, translating to MPAYPGESVDDIASALSALPSGTPVSEVARRLLDLFTSGAVAPGTRLPPERQLSATLGVGRSAVREALAALEILGIVDVRPGSGTYLRGLASELLPQTLRWGLLIGERNTAQLLELREGLEIYVARLAAARADAAVIARLDDDVKRMRQTVGDLPAFAKADLDFHHALAEAAGNETLTDHVHVIRSLLQVYADRAVHDSAEAERAVAEHEAVLAGVRRGDGDAAASAMAVHMATATARLLADSRE from the coding sequence ATGCCCGCATACCCTGGCGAATCGGTCGACGACATCGCGTCCGCGCTGAGTGCGCTGCCCTCTGGGACGCCGGTCTCAGAGGTGGCACGACGTCTGCTCGATCTGTTCACCAGCGGAGCAGTGGCGCCGGGCACGAGGCTGCCCCCGGAACGGCAGCTGTCCGCGACACTCGGCGTCGGGCGTTCGGCAGTGCGAGAAGCGCTCGCCGCGCTCGAGATTCTCGGGATCGTCGACGTCAGGCCCGGATCCGGCACCTACCTTCGCGGACTGGCGAGCGAGCTTCTACCGCAGACGCTGCGCTGGGGGCTGCTCATCGGCGAACGCAACACCGCGCAGCTGCTGGAGCTGCGCGAGGGGCTGGAGATCTACGTCGCCCGGCTGGCCGCTGCGCGGGCGGATGCCGCAGTCATCGCTCGGCTTGACGACGACGTGAAACGGATGCGTCAAACGGTCGGCGACCTTCCCGCGTTCGCGAAGGCCGACCTCGATTTCCACCACGCGCTCGCCGAGGCTGCCGGCAACGAGACGTTGACCGATCATGTGCACGTCATCCGTTCGCTCCTGCAGGTCTACGCCGATCGAGCGGTGCACGATTCCGCCGAGGCGGAGCGGGCGGTCGCGGAGCACGAAGCGGTGCTGGCGGGAGTGCGCCGAGGTGACGGCGACGCTGCCGCGTCCGCGATGGCCGTGCACATGGCGACGGCGACAGCGCGGCTGCTGGCCGACTCGCGGGAGTGA
- a CDS encoding sugar phosphate isomerase/epimerase family protein, producing the protein MIGLGTYAYFWQHSDRVPQPLSLIDAFEDTRAQGVDLFQICDYAPLEQMTDTELRDAAKAAGDLGLTIELGTKGIVPEHLSRFLELAEIFDAHLVRSMLYGPDSRPSLAEAETSLRRTMREYETAGVTLALETYEQLATADLVGLVERVGSDHLGICLDPANVVARLENPRTCVEQTAALTKNVHVKDFAFARQPGWVGFTYSGASMGSGLHDYAHLLGAVRPRERGINEIVEHWLPWQDDAETTIRTEREWTRATLEHLRSTL; encoded by the coding sequence ATGATCGGACTCGGCACCTACGCCTACTTCTGGCAGCACTCCGACCGCGTGCCGCAGCCTTTGAGCCTGATCGACGCTTTCGAGGACACCCGCGCCCAGGGCGTCGACCTCTTCCAGATCTGCGATTACGCACCGCTGGAGCAGATGACCGACACCGAACTGCGCGACGCCGCCAAGGCCGCCGGAGACCTCGGTCTCACGATCGAGCTCGGCACGAAGGGCATCGTCCCCGAGCACCTGAGTCGCTTCCTCGAGCTGGCCGAGATCTTCGACGCGCACCTGGTGCGCAGCATGCTCTACGGCCCGGACTCGCGTCCTTCGCTGGCCGAGGCCGAGACCTCGCTGCGCCGCACGATGCGCGAGTACGAAACCGCGGGCGTCACGCTCGCGCTCGAGACGTACGAGCAGCTGGCCACGGCTGACCTCGTCGGTCTCGTCGAGCGCGTCGGCAGCGATCACCTCGGAATCTGCCTCGATCCGGCGAACGTCGTCGCCCGTTTGGAGAATCCGAGGACGTGCGTCGAGCAGACAGCCGCACTCACCAAGAACGTGCACGTGAAGGACTTCGCCTTCGCCCGCCAGCCGGGCTGGGTCGGATTCACCTACAGCGGCGCCTCGATGGGATCTGGGCTGCACGACTACGCCCACCTTCTCGGAGCCGTCCGCCCGCGTGAGCGCGGCATCAACGAGATCGTCGAGCACTGGCTGCCGTGGCAGGACGACGCCGAGACGACCATACGAACCGAGCGGGAATGGACCCGCGCCACACTGGAACATCTGAGGAGCACACTGTGA
- a CDS encoding phosphogluconate dehydrogenase C-terminal domain-containing protein, which yields MDPRHTGTSEEHTVTENHKIAVIGAGGKMGMRVSDNLANTDHTVWYVENSPAGRQRTIDAGRELTDASAAVADADIVVLAVPDLALGPVTAELVPQLRSGAIVLTLDPAAAYAGLLTTRDDVIQAVAHPCHPSIFLQRETPEQWADTFGGIAAPQDAIAAIESYDEAKKAIVEATVRAIYAPVIDVHWVTIKQLAQLEPTLVETVACMIGSLLNEALQETVNTMGVPEAAARSILYGHTQVALANGLRGDNPFSDACLIAMDYGRESIIKDDWKKIFRDDELDKNLARMLHLDEIER from the coding sequence ATGGACCCGCGCCACACTGGAACATCTGAGGAGCACACTGTGACCGAGAACCACAAGATCGCCGTCATCGGCGCGGGCGGCAAGATGGGCATGCGCGTGTCCGACAACCTCGCGAACACGGACCACACCGTCTGGTACGTGGAGAACTCCCCCGCCGGTCGGCAGCGCACGATCGACGCCGGGCGCGAACTGACGGACGCGTCCGCAGCCGTGGCCGACGCCGACATCGTCGTGCTGGCCGTGCCTGACCTGGCCCTCGGCCCCGTCACGGCCGAACTGGTTCCGCAGCTGCGTTCGGGCGCGATCGTGCTGACGCTCGACCCGGCCGCCGCCTACGCCGGGCTGCTCACCACTCGCGACGACGTCATCCAGGCCGTCGCGCATCCGTGCCATCCGTCGATCTTCCTGCAGCGCGAGACGCCGGAGCAGTGGGCGGACACGTTCGGCGGCATCGCCGCCCCGCAGGACGCCATCGCGGCGATCGAGAGCTACGACGAGGCCAAGAAGGCCATCGTCGAGGCCACTGTCCGCGCGATCTACGCGCCCGTCATCGACGTGCACTGGGTCACGATCAAGCAGCTCGCCCAGCTCGAGCCGACGCTTGTCGAGACGGTCGCGTGCATGATCGGCTCTCTTCTGAACGAGGCTCTGCAGGAGACCGTGAACACAATGGGCGTCCCGGAGGCGGCTGCGCGCAGCATCCTGTACGGTCACACTCAGGTGGCACTGGCCAACGGCCTGCGCGGCGACAACCCGTTCAGCGACGCGTGCCTGATCGCGATGGACTACGGCAGGGAGAGCATCATCAAGGACGACTGGAAGAAGATCTTCCGCGACGACGAGCTCGACAAGAACCTCGCCCGCATGCTGCACCTCGACGAGATCGAGCGCTGA
- a CDS encoding SDR family NAD(P)-dependent oxidoreductase — protein sequence MTRLTGKTALVTGAGSGIGRAVAERFAREGARVIIADRDADAAASVAADIGDAARAAVVDIADEASVEAAFADLVAAGWSPDVVVANAGVQLFGQDAKAADLDLDVWRRTIDINLTGTFLTVKHSVRAMLASGGGSIILTGSPTGLNGEGQDFTAYSASKAGIHGLTRTVAAAYASDGIRVNTVVPAYTETGLVSTISDDPESRAAIIGRIPLGRAGSPADVEGIMVFLASSDGEFATGALFAVDGGMTTL from the coding sequence ATGACCCGGCTGACTGGCAAGACGGCGCTCGTCACGGGCGCCGGATCCGGCATCGGACGCGCGGTCGCGGAGCGGTTCGCTCGCGAGGGCGCCCGAGTGATCATCGCTGACAGAGATGCGGATGCCGCGGCATCCGTCGCCGCCGACATCGGCGATGCTGCTCGTGCGGCCGTCGTCGACATTGCCGACGAGGCATCCGTCGAGGCTGCCTTCGCTGACCTCGTCGCCGCCGGCTGGAGTCCAGACGTGGTGGTGGCGAACGCCGGTGTACAGCTGTTCGGGCAGGATGCCAAGGCCGCTGATCTCGATCTCGACGTCTGGCGTCGCACGATCGACATCAACCTGACCGGCACCTTCCTCACGGTCAAGCACTCCGTGCGGGCGATGCTCGCCTCGGGCGGCGGGTCGATCATCCTCACTGGGAGCCCGACCGGCCTGAACGGCGAAGGCCAGGACTTCACCGCCTACTCCGCTTCGAAGGCCGGCATCCATGGCCTGACGCGCACCGTCGCCGCGGCGTACGCCAGTGACGGCATCCGGGTGAACACCGTCGTGCCGGCTTACACCGAGACCGGACTCGTCTCCACGATCTCCGACGACCCTGAGTCGCGCGCGGCGATCATCGGCCGCATCCCGCTCGGCCGCGCCGGCAGTCCCGCCGATGTCGAAGGGATCATGGTGTTCCTCGCGAGCAGCGACGGCGAGTTCGCCACCGGTGCGCTGTTCGCGGTCGACGGGGGTATGACGACGCTGTGA
- a CDS encoding LacI family DNA-binding transcriptional regulator, whose product MAVSVRDVAVAASVSVGTVSNVLNRPDKVAAETVARVLAAIEELGFVRNDAARQLRAGRSRSIGLVVLDAGNPFFADVARGAETRAQEDGLSVLLGNSDDDASREAGYLDLFREQRVNGVLITPASRTADKLARMQDAGTPVVLVDHEIPGSRFCSVSVDDVEGGYLAVRHLLEIGRRRIAFIGGPASIAQVANRLQGARRAVDERADASLEVIEMPALTVLNGRAAGEALVERAVRPDAIFAANDLLAVGLLQAFSMFNTLRVPEDIALIGYDDIDFASATVVPLSSIRQPAQLIGHTAVELLLRSISDPDGDYERNVRFRPELVVRQSTSG is encoded by the coding sequence GTGGCAGTGAGTGTGCGAGATGTCGCGGTCGCGGCATCCGTCTCTGTCGGAACGGTGTCGAACGTCCTCAACCGGCCGGACAAGGTCGCAGCCGAGACGGTCGCGCGCGTGCTCGCCGCGATCGAGGAGCTCGGCTTCGTGCGCAACGACGCGGCACGTCAGCTGCGCGCCGGCCGCAGCCGCAGCATCGGGCTCGTCGTGCTCGACGCCGGCAACCCGTTCTTCGCCGATGTCGCCCGCGGCGCGGAGACGCGCGCGCAGGAAGACGGCCTCTCGGTGCTGCTCGGCAACAGCGACGACGATGCCTCGCGGGAAGCCGGTTATCTCGATCTGTTCCGAGAGCAGCGTGTCAACGGGGTGCTGATCACGCCGGCATCCCGAACCGCCGACAAGCTGGCCAGAATGCAGGATGCCGGCACACCGGTGGTCCTGGTCGACCACGAGATCCCCGGCAGCAGGTTCTGCTCGGTGTCGGTCGACGACGTCGAGGGCGGCTACCTCGCGGTGCGGCATCTGCTGGAAATCGGTCGTCGACGCATCGCGTTCATCGGTGGCCCGGCGTCGATCGCGCAGGTCGCGAATCGTCTGCAGGGTGCGCGACGCGCGGTGGATGAGAGAGCGGATGCCTCGCTCGAGGTGATCGAGATGCCGGCGCTCACCGTTCTGAACGGGCGCGCGGCAGGGGAGGCTCTCGTCGAACGTGCGGTCCGGCCTGACGCGATCTTCGCCGCGAACGATCTTCTCGCCGTGGGGCTGCTGCAGGCGTTCTCGATGTTCAACACTCTCAGGGTGCCCGAAGACATCGCCCTGATCGGGTACGACGACATCGACTTCGCCTCGGCCACGGTGGTGCCGCTCAGCTCGATCCGCCAGCCGGCGCAGCTGATCGGTCACACCGCCGTCGAACTACTGTTGCGGTCGATCAGCGATCCCGACGGAGACTACGAGCGCAACGTGCGGTTCCGGCCCGAGCTCGTGGTGCGGCAGTCGACGTCTGGGTGA
- a CDS encoding L-rhamnose mutarotase gives MPPMTAATRVCFQLQVRPELLDEYLRRHSPVRPEMLAEIAAAGRRNYSLFLGEGGTLIGYYETDDDASARAYLAQSEVATRWEAEMARFFVDLDGRPDQAASPLTEVFNLAEQLSASASDTSAESEQS, from the coding sequence ATGCCACCGATGACAGCCGCAACCCGCGTCTGCTTCCAGCTGCAGGTACGCCCTGAGCTACTGGACGAGTACCTTCGCCGCCATTCGCCTGTTCGGCCGGAGATGCTCGCCGAGATCGCCGCAGCCGGTCGCCGCAACTACTCGCTGTTCCTCGGCGAGGGCGGCACCCTGATCGGCTACTACGAGACCGATGACGACGCATCCGCTCGGGCGTACCTCGCACAGTCCGAGGTCGCCACCCGCTGGGAAGCCGAGATGGCGCGATTCTTCGTCGACCTCGACGGCCGACCCGACCAGGCCGCATCCCCACTCACCGAAGTCTTCAATCTCGCGGAGCAGCTCTCCGCCTCAGCATCCGACACCTCCGCAGAAAGCGAACAGTCATGA
- the rhaI gene encoding L-rhamnose isomerase: protein MSILNPAVLTELEKQSIELPSWAFGNSGTRFKVFGTPGTPRDPWEKIADAAQVNKYTALAPSVALHIPWDLVDSYDDLRKHAEDLGVSLGTVNSNTFQDDDYKFGALTHEDAAVRNKAIDHHLACIDVMDATGSRDLKIWLAEGSNYPGQADLRGRQDRLNESLQKIYARLGDDQRLVLEYKFFEPAFYHTDVPDWGTSYAQVASLGDKAMVCLDTGHHAPGTNIEFIVMQLLRLGKLGSFDFNSRFYADDDLIVGAADPFQLFRILFEVIRGGGLNNPDVAFMLDQCHNVEDKIPGQIRSVLNVQEMTARALLVDKDALTAAQKSGDVLAANAVFMDAFYTDVRPALAEWRETRGLAGDPMAAYAASGYQQKIAADRVGGVQAGWGA from the coding sequence ATGAGCATTCTCAACCCCGCCGTCCTCACCGAGCTCGAGAAGCAGTCGATCGAACTGCCGTCGTGGGCGTTCGGAAACTCCGGCACCCGCTTCAAGGTGTTCGGCACTCCCGGCACGCCGCGTGACCCGTGGGAGAAGATTGCTGATGCCGCGCAGGTCAACAAGTACACCGCCCTCGCGCCGAGCGTCGCGCTGCACATCCCGTGGGACCTCGTCGACTCCTACGATGACCTGCGCAAGCACGCGGAAGACCTCGGCGTCTCACTCGGCACCGTCAACTCCAACACGTTCCAGGACGACGACTACAAGTTCGGCGCTCTCACTCACGAGGACGCGGCGGTCCGCAACAAGGCGATCGATCACCACCTCGCTTGCATCGACGTGATGGATGCGACCGGATCGCGCGACCTGAAGATCTGGCTCGCCGAGGGCTCGAACTACCCGGGCCAGGCCGACCTGCGCGGCCGCCAGGACCGCCTCAACGAATCCCTGCAGAAGATCTACGCGCGCCTCGGCGACGACCAGCGCCTCGTGCTGGAGTACAAGTTCTTCGAGCCCGCTTTCTACCACACCGACGTTCCGGACTGGGGGACTTCATACGCGCAGGTGGCTTCGCTCGGCGACAAGGCCATGGTGTGCCTCGACACGGGCCACCATGCGCCGGGCACGAACATCGAGTTCATCGTCATGCAGTTGCTGCGTCTCGGCAAGCTGGGCTCCTTCGACTTCAACTCGCGCTTCTACGCCGACGACGACCTCATCGTCGGCGCGGCCGACCCGTTCCAGCTGTTCCGCATCCTGTTCGAGGTCATCCGTGGCGGCGGCCTGAACAACCCCGACGTGGCGTTCATGCTCGACCAGTGCCACAACGTCGAGGACAAGATCCCCGGCCAGATCCGCTCGGTGCTGAACGTGCAGGAGATGACGGCGCGCGCGCTGCTCGTCGACAAGGATGCCCTGACCGCCGCGCAGAAGTCGGGCGACGTTCTCGCGGCCAATGCCGTGTTCATGGACGCGTTCTACACCGACGTGCGCCCGGCCCTCGCCGAATGGCGCGAGACGCGCGGCCTCGCCGGCGACCCGATGGCGGCATACGCGGCATCCGGTTACCAGCAGAAGATCGCGGCCGACCGCGTCGGCGGCGTCCAGGCCGGCTGGGGCGCGTAA
- a CDS encoding bifunctional rhamnulose-1-phosphate aldolase/short-chain dehydrogenase, producing MTNPTAAALIARSNRLGADPKNTNYAGGNTSAKGTETDPVTGQPVELLWVKGSGGDLGTLKEQGLAVLRLDRFRALVDVYPGVEREDEMVAAFDYCLHGKGGAAPSIDTAMHGLVDAAHVDHLHPDSGIAIATAADGEALTTKIFGEKVVWVPWRRPGFQLGLDIAEIKKQNPAAIGTILGGHGITAWGDTSEEAEANSLWIIDTAAAYIEANGKADPFGSTRDGFTALPSDERRERAAAIAGTVRGIASTDKPMVGHFTDSDVVLDFLASERSPELAALGTSCPDHFLRTKVKPLILDLPTTASVDEQIARLHELHTEYRADYQAYYDAHATDESPAIRGADPLIVLVPGIGMFSYGANKQTARVAGEFYVNAINVMRGAESLSTYSPISDAEKFNIEYWALEEAKLQRMPKPKSHQGRIAFVTGAASGIGKAIAVRLAAEGACVVVADLDLEKAQAAAAELGNTDVAIGVAANVADADAVQAALNDAVLAFGGVDLVVNNAGLSLSKPLLETTEKDWDLQHDVMAKGSFLVSKAAAKVLIDQKLGGDIIYISSKNSVFAGPNNIAYSATKADQAHQVRLLAVELGEFGIRVNGINPDGVVRGSGIFASGWGANRAATYGVDEKDLGQFYANRTILKREVVPENVADAVFVLTGPELSRTTGLHIPVDSGVAAAFLR from the coding sequence ATGACGAATCCCACTGCCGCCGCCCTCATCGCGCGGTCGAACCGCCTCGGCGCGGATCCGAAGAACACGAATTACGCCGGCGGCAACACCTCCGCCAAGGGCACCGAAACAGATCCCGTCACCGGCCAGCCCGTCGAACTGCTGTGGGTCAAGGGCTCCGGCGGAGACCTCGGAACGCTGAAGGAGCAGGGCCTCGCGGTGCTGCGCCTCGACCGCTTCCGTGCCCTCGTCGACGTCTACCCCGGCGTCGAGCGTGAAGATGAGATGGTCGCCGCGTTCGACTACTGCCTGCACGGCAAGGGCGGGGCTGCGCCCTCGATCGACACCGCCATGCACGGCCTGGTGGATGCTGCGCACGTCGACCACCTGCATCCCGACTCCGGCATCGCGATCGCCACGGCCGCCGACGGCGAGGCGCTGACCACGAAGATCTTCGGCGAGAAGGTCGTCTGGGTGCCGTGGCGCCGCCCCGGGTTCCAGCTCGGACTCGACATCGCAGAGATCAAGAAGCAGAACCCGGCCGCGATCGGCACGATCCTCGGCGGCCACGGCATCACCGCCTGGGGCGACACGTCCGAGGAGGCAGAGGCCAACTCGCTGTGGATCATCGACACCGCCGCCGCCTACATCGAGGCGAACGGCAAGGCCGACCCCTTCGGCAGCACGCGTGACGGGTTCACGGCACTGCCGTCGGACGAACGTCGTGAGCGCGCCGCTGCCATCGCCGGCACGGTCCGCGGCATCGCATCGACGGACAAGCCGATGGTCGGCCACTTCACCGACTCCGACGTCGTGCTCGACTTCCTGGCATCCGAGCGCTCACCAGAGCTCGCTGCTCTCGGAACCAGCTGCCCCGACCACTTCCTGCGCACCAAGGTCAAGCCGCTCATCCTCGACCTTCCGACGACGGCATCCGTCGACGAGCAGATCGCGCGCCTGCACGAACTGCACACCGAGTACCGCGCCGACTACCAGGCCTACTACGACGCGCACGCGACGGACGAGAGCCCGGCGATCCGCGGCGCAGATCCACTCATCGTTCTGGTCCCCGGCATCGGCATGTTCTCGTACGGCGCGAACAAGCAGACCGCCCGCGTCGCCGGCGAGTTCTATGTGAACGCGATCAACGTGATGCGCGGCGCGGAGTCGCTCTCGACCTACTCCCCCATCTCGGATGCCGAGAAGTTCAACATCGAGTACTGGGCGCTGGAGGAGGCGAAGCTGCAGCGGATGCCGAAGCCCAAGTCGCACCAGGGTCGCATCGCATTCGTCACGGGCGCGGCATCCGGAATCGGCAAGGCCATCGCCGTCCGACTTGCCGCGGAGGGCGCCTGTGTCGTCGTCGCCGACCTCGATCTCGAGAAGGCGCAGGCCGCCGCTGCCGAGCTCGGGAACACGGATGTCGCGATCGGCGTCGCCGCCAACGTCGCGGATGCCGATGCCGTGCAGGCGGCGCTGAACGACGCCGTGCTCGCCTTCGGCGGCGTCGACCTCGTCGTGAACAACGCCGGCCTGTCGCTCTCGAAGCCGTTGCTGGAGACCACCGAGAAGGACTGGGACCTGCAGCACGACGTCATGGCGAAGGGCTCGTTCCTCGTCTCCAAGGCCGCAGCCAAGGTGCTCATCGATCAGAAGCTCGGCGGCGACATCATCTACATCTCGTCGAAGAACTCCGTCTTCGCCGGTCCGAACAACATCGCCTACTCCGCGACCAAGGCCGATCAGGCCCACCAGGTGCGCCTGCTGGCCGTCGAACTCGGCGAGTTCGGCATCCGCGTCAATGGCATCAACCCCGACGGCGTCGTGCGCGGCTCCGGTATCTTCGCCTCAGGCTGGGGCGCGAACCGCGCTGCGACCTACGGCGTCGACGAGAAGGATCTCGGCCAGTTCTACGCGAATCGCACGATCCTCAAGCGCGAGGTCGTGCCCGAGAACGTCGCGGATGCCGTGTTCGTGCTCACGGGCCCGGAGCTCAGCCGCACGACGGGTCTGCACATCCCGGTCGACTCCGGCGTCGCCGCAGCCTTCCTCCGATGA